The Methylobacterium sp. PvR107 genome contains a region encoding:
- the thiE gene encoding thiamine phosphate synthase yields the protein MPASTNAPAAGIRTVDLRLYGLLDVGVCGADGAHLARLGAEAVAGGCTLLQYREKDIPDARAALARIRAIQEAVGGRVPVLVNDRVDLAMAAGADGVHLGQNDLHPADARRLLGEGAIIGLTVKKAAQADELYRLPVDYACIGGVFATTSKDNPDPPVGLEGFSSIAFRARLARGAGLPLGAIAGIGPENAAAVIAAGADGVAVITALFGAEPVRQHARALRARIDAALTDRAQAR from the coding sequence ATGCCAGCGAGCACGAATGCGCCAGCGGCCGGGATCCGGACGGTCGACCTGCGCCTCTACGGCCTGCTCGACGTCGGCGTCTGCGGCGCGGACGGCGCTCATCTGGCGCGGCTCGGCGCCGAGGCCGTGGCGGGGGGCTGCACCCTGCTGCAGTACCGCGAGAAGGACATCCCGGATGCCCGCGCGGCCCTCGCGCGGATCCGGGCGATCCAGGAAGCGGTGGGCGGCCGGGTACCGGTGCTCGTCAACGACCGGGTCGACCTTGCCATGGCGGCCGGCGCGGACGGCGTGCATCTCGGCCAGAACGATCTTCACCCGGCCGATGCGCGCCGGCTCCTGGGGGAGGGCGCGATCATCGGCCTCACCGTGAAGAAGGCGGCCCAGGCCGACGAGTTGTACCGGCTGCCCGTCGACTATGCGTGCATCGGCGGCGTGTTCGCCACCACCAGCAAGGACAATCCCGACCCGCCGGTCGGCCTGGAGGGCTTTTCCAGCATCGCCTTTCGGGCCCGGCTCGCCCGGGGCGCGGGCCTGCCGCTCGGTGCCATCGCGGGGATCGGCCCGGAGAACGCCGCCGCCGTGATCGCCGCGGGCGCCGATGGCGTCGCGGTGATCACCGCGCTGTTCGGTGCGGAGCCGGTCCGGCAGCACGCCCGGGCGTTGCGCGCCCGGATCGACGCCGCCCTGACCGACCGGGCGCAGGCACGATGA
- a CDS encoding serine hydrolase, producing the protein MQRARSRRRLVRACLVLGLIAAGPGAGSAGTITRAQVEAQLPALKALARQAVDAGAVPGLAVAVVLGGETLLLEGFGLRQAGKPETVDPDTVFQIASLSKPVTATIVAALVGDGVVAWDSRVADLDPAFQLSEPYPTAQVTVRDFLNHRSGLPGTAGDDLEAIGFGRDAILRQLRLVPPASSFRAGYAYSNFGFTEGAVAAARPTGQPWEAVARDRLFRPLGMTATGTTHAAFLSRTNRAALHVRAGGVWTAKVERNPDAQAPAGGVSGPVRDLARWLRLVIGNGRFEGAQRVAAAALAQTHVPLMARGRNPVTGGASFYGLGWNVEYGRHGLVWGHAGAFSVGAQTLVAIHPEAGLGILVLTNAFPSGVPEGLADSFADLVFDGRVGRDWAKAWGAAYEGLFAPGIAADKAAYGTPPAQASAPLALSAYAGRYANTYVGEAVVAEADGTLTLTVGPAGARRYPLRHFDRDLFLSFPDAEAPDRPSAIRFAIGHDGRAAALTVDALNGSGLGTLPRRD; encoded by the coding sequence ATGCAGCGGGCTCGATCGCGCCGTCGCCTCGTCCGCGCGTGCCTCGTCCTCGGCCTGATCGCGGCCGGGCCCGGAGCGGGATCCGCCGGGACGATCACGCGGGCGCAGGTCGAGGCGCAGTTGCCGGCGCTGAAGGCACTGGCGCGGCAAGCCGTCGACGCGGGCGCTGTGCCGGGCCTCGCGGTCGCGGTCGTCCTCGGCGGCGAGACGCTCCTCCTAGAGGGATTCGGCCTCAGGCAGGCCGGGAAGCCCGAGACGGTCGACCCCGACACGGTCTTCCAGATCGCCTCCCTGTCCAAGCCCGTCACCGCGACGATCGTGGCGGCCCTGGTGGGCGACGGGGTGGTCGCCTGGGACTCGCGCGTCGCGGATCTCGATCCCGCCTTCCAGCTGAGCGAGCCCTATCCGACCGCGCAGGTCACGGTGCGCGACTTCCTCAACCATCGCAGCGGGCTGCCGGGGACCGCAGGCGATGACCTGGAGGCGATCGGCTTCGGCCGCGACGCGATCCTGCGCCAGCTCCGTCTCGTCCCGCCCGCCTCCAGCTTCCGCGCCGGCTACGCCTACAGCAATTTCGGCTTCACCGAGGGCGCGGTCGCCGCCGCGAGGCCGACCGGCCAGCCCTGGGAAGCCGTGGCCCGGGACCGGTTGTTCCGGCCCCTCGGGATGACCGCCACCGGCACGACCCACGCGGCGTTCCTGAGCCGGACCAACCGCGCGGCGCTCCATGTCCGGGCCGGCGGCGTCTGGACCGCCAAGGTCGAGCGGAACCCCGACGCCCAGGCCCCGGCCGGCGGCGTCAGCGGCCCTGTCCGCGATCTCGCGCGGTGGCTGCGGCTCGTGATCGGCAACGGCCGCTTCGAGGGCGCGCAACGCGTCGCGGCGGCTGCCCTGGCGCAGACGCACGTCCCGCTCATGGCCCGCGGCCGCAACCCCGTGACCGGCGGCGCGTCCTTCTACGGCCTCGGCTGGAACGTCGAGTACGGCCGCCACGGCCTCGTCTGGGGCCACGCGGGCGCCTTCAGCGTCGGGGCGCAGACGCTCGTCGCGATCCATCCGGAGGCCGGTCTCGGGATCCTCGTGCTGACCAACGCCTTCCCGTCCGGCGTGCCGGAAGGGCTGGCCGACAGCTTCGCCGATCTCGTCTTCGACGGCCGCGTCGGCCGGGACTGGGCGAAGGCCTGGGGCGCGGCCTACGAGGGCCTGTTCGCGCCGGGCATCGCCGCCGACAAGGCGGCCTACGGGACGCCGCCGGCCCAGGCTTCCGCGCCCCTGGCGCTCTCGGCCTACGCCGGGCGCTACGCCAACACCTATGTCGGCGAGGCCGTGGTGGCGGAGGCGGACGGCACCCTGACATTGACGGTCGGCCCCGCGGGCGCGCGCCGCTACCCCCTCCGGCACTTCGACCGCGACCTCTTCCTGAGCTTCCCGGACGCGGAGGCGCCCGACCGGCCCTCCGCCATCCGCTTCGCCATCGGCCATGACGGCCGGGCCGCCGCCCTGACGGTGGACGCCCTCAACGGGAGCGGACTCGGCACCCTGCCGCGACGCGACTGA
- the panB gene encoding 3-methyl-2-oxobutanoate hydroxymethyltransferase — protein sequence MSQVVQSRRLRAIDIGKRKAEGRKITALTAYHAHTAGIVDAYCDFILVGDSLGMVMHGMESTIPVTLEMMILQAQAVIRGTSKALVVVDMPFGSYEASREQAFLNASRVLKETGAGAIKMEGGAHFAETVAFLVQRGVPVMGHIGLTPQAVNTMGGFKVQGRAPDDERRLMEDARAISEAGAFAIVLEGIVEPVARAIATSPRVTAATIGIGASAVCDGQILVLEDMLGLSERTPKFVRQFGSLRSHIEEAVKAYTEEVRAGRFPADDHTYG from the coding sequence ATGTCGCAGGTCGTGCAATCCCGCCGGCTCCGGGCGATCGATATCGGCAAGCGCAAGGCCGAGGGGCGCAAGATCACCGCGCTCACCGCCTACCACGCGCACACGGCCGGCATCGTCGATGCCTATTGCGACTTCATCCTCGTCGGCGATTCCCTCGGCATGGTGATGCACGGGATGGAATCGACCATCCCCGTGACCCTGGAGATGATGATCCTCCAGGCGCAGGCGGTGATCCGCGGCACGTCGAAGGCCCTGGTCGTGGTCGACATGCCGTTCGGCTCCTACGAGGCGAGCCGCGAGCAGGCCTTCCTCAACGCCTCCCGGGTGCTGAAGGAGACCGGTGCCGGCGCGATCAAGATGGAGGGCGGCGCCCATTTCGCCGAGACGGTGGCGTTCCTGGTCCAGCGCGGCGTGCCGGTGATGGGCCATATCGGCCTGACCCCGCAGGCGGTGAACACGATGGGCGGATTCAAGGTGCAGGGCCGGGCGCCCGACGACGAGCGCCGCCTCATGGAGGATGCCAGGGCGATCTCCGAGGCCGGCGCCTTCGCGATCGTGCTGGAGGGGATCGTCGAGCCGGTGGCGCGGGCGATCGCCACCTCGCCCCGGGTCACGGCCGCCACGATCGGCATCGGCGCCTCGGCGGTCTGCGACGGGCAGATCCTGGTGCTGGAGGACATGCTCGGCCTGTCCGAGCGCACGCCGAAATTCGTCCGCCAGTTCGGGAGCCTGCGGAGCCACATCGAAGAGGCCGTCAAGGCCTATACCGAGGAGGTCCGGGCCGGGCGGTTCCCGGCCGACGACCACACCTACGGATAG
- a CDS encoding DUF333 domain-containing protein: protein MRLVIAFAVCAALAGPGPALALGNPASVFCATMDGQSILAKLPDGGTIGLCSLPGRKIVEEWTLYRMLHGVKPTPDANPFR from the coding sequence GTGAGGCTTGTCATCGCGTTCGCGGTCTGCGCCGCCCTCGCCGGACCGGGACCGGCCCTCGCGCTTGGGAACCCGGCCTCTGTCTTCTGCGCGACCATGGACGGTCAATCGATCCTCGCGAAGCTGCCCGATGGCGGCACGATCGGGCTCTGCTCCCTGCCGGGCCGGAAGATCGTCGAGGAATGGACGCTGTACCGGATGCTCCACGGCGTGAAGCCGACACCCGACGCCAACCCGTTCCGATAG
- a CDS encoding NUDIX hydrolase → MNVAATQTGARGAQAPLERSSVGLVAVIVAATKGEPRALTIRVPDQASGRGDGLPAGPLVPEHATLERGLRAWVERQTHQRLGYVEQLYTFGDRDRSGTADMSEVHSLSVAYLALVREERPAGIAEAAWQNWYRYLPYEDFRQGRPRQLDAIEARLAAWAAEPEDCATRTRRLDRLGLTFGMNGGTWNEERVLERYELLFEAGLIPEARGNPGPAVPNDPTGVPMAFDHRRVLATAIGRLRGKIKYRPVVFELMPPEFTLLQLQRTVEALSGTQLHKQNFRRLVAQQGLVEETESVTSGAAGRPARLVRFRREVLLERPAPGLRLPSRRVG, encoded by the coding sequence ATGAATGTTGCCGCGACGCAGACGGGTGCGCGCGGGGCGCAGGCCCCGCTGGAGCGCTCCTCCGTAGGCCTCGTCGCGGTGATCGTCGCCGCGACCAAGGGGGAACCGCGCGCCCTGACGATCCGGGTGCCCGATCAGGCGTCCGGCCGCGGTGACGGCCTGCCGGCCGGCCCCCTCGTCCCCGAGCACGCCACCCTGGAGCGGGGCCTGCGCGCCTGGGTGGAGCGGCAGACGCACCAGCGCCTCGGATATGTCGAGCAGCTCTACACCTTCGGCGACCGCGACCGCTCCGGGACCGCCGACATGTCGGAGGTGCATTCCCTGTCGGTGGCGTATCTGGCCCTCGTCCGCGAGGAGCGGCCGGCCGGCATCGCCGAGGCGGCGTGGCAGAACTGGTACCGCTATCTCCCCTACGAGGATTTCCGGCAGGGGCGCCCGCGCCAGCTCGACGCCATCGAGGCGCGGCTCGCCGCCTGGGCGGCCGAGCCCGAGGATTGCGCCACCCGGACCCGCCGCCTCGACCGGCTCGGCCTGACTTTCGGCATGAACGGCGGCACCTGGAACGAGGAGCGGGTGCTGGAGCGCTACGAGCTGCTGTTCGAGGCCGGGCTGATCCCGGAGGCACGGGGCAATCCCGGCCCGGCCGTGCCGAATGACCCGACCGGCGTGCCCATGGCCTTCGACCACCGCCGGGTCCTGGCCACCGCGATCGGGCGCCTGCGCGGCAAGATCAAGTATCGCCCGGTGGTGTTCGAGCTGATGCCGCCGGAATTCACCCTGCTCCAGCTCCAGCGCACCGTCGAGGCGCTCTCGGGCACGCAGCTGCACAAGCAGAATTTCCGCCGCCTCGTGGCCCAGCAGGGGCTGGTCGAGGAGACCGAGAGCGTCACCAGCGGCGCTGCCGGCCGGCCGGCGCGGCTGGTGCGCTTCCGCCGCGAGGTGCTGCTGGAGCGCCCGGCCCCGGGCCTGCGGCTGCCGTCGCGGCGGGTGGGGTGA
- the thiD gene encoding bifunctional hydroxymethylpyrimidine kinase/phosphomethylpyrimidine kinase, protein MSGPVPIAVTIAGSDSGGGAGIQADLKTFSALGVYGASVVTALTAQNTLGVQGIHDVPADFVTRQIDSVFSDLAVKAVKIGMLSRTAVIAAVADGLARHAGTIPVVLDPVMVATSGDRLIADEAVAVLRDRLLTRADLITPNLPEAAVLLGEAVAEDAATAVAQGRRLVALGARAVLIKGGHGHGRESSDHLVTADGALRTLAAPRIATANTHGTGCTLSAAVAAGLARGLTLPEAVAAAKDYLTAALAAADRLAIGAGHGPVHHFHALWS, encoded by the coding sequence ATGAGCGGACCTGTCCCGATCGCCGTCACCATCGCGGGCTCGGATTCCGGCGGTGGCGCCGGAATCCAGGCGGACCTCAAGACGTTCTCGGCGCTCGGGGTCTACGGCGCCAGCGTCGTCACGGCGCTGACCGCGCAGAACACCCTCGGCGTCCAGGGCATCCACGACGTGCCGGCGGATTTCGTGACCCGGCAGATCGACAGCGTGTTTTCCGATCTCGCCGTGAAGGCCGTGAAGATCGGCATGCTGTCCAGAACCGCGGTGATCGCGGCGGTCGCCGACGGCCTCGCCCGTCACGCCGGGACGATCCCGGTGGTCCTCGACCCCGTGATGGTCGCCACCAGCGGCGACCGGCTGATCGCCGACGAGGCCGTGGCGGTGCTCCGCGACCGGCTGCTGACGCGGGCCGACCTGATCACCCCAAACCTGCCGGAGGCGGCGGTGCTGCTCGGCGAGGCGGTGGCCGAGGACGCGGCGACCGCGGTGGCGCAGGGCCGGCGCCTCGTGGCCCTCGGCGCCCGGGCTGTTCTGATCAAGGGCGGCCACGGGCACGGCCGCGAGAGCAGCGACCACCTTGTCACGGCCGACGGCGCCCTGCGTACCCTGGCGGCGCCGCGGATCGCGACGGCGAACACACACGGCACCGGCTGCACCCTGTCGGCCGCGGTCGCGGCGGGGCTCGCCCGGGGCCTGACGCTGCCGGAAGCGGTGGCGGCGGCCAAGGACTACCTCACGGCCGCGCTCGCCGCGGCGGACCGGCTGGCGATCGGCGCCGGACACGGGCCGGTCCACCACTTCCATGCCCTCTGGTCATAG